From a region of the Deferribacterota bacterium genome:
- a CDS encoding cytochrome c-type biogenesis CcmF C-terminal domain-containing protein, which produces MGKLGTLFELIALVIAIIAIVSYVYAYIYGNKRYFRRANFLVIVKILFTTLSGVILTYACITSYFKMEYVAKYTDRSLPLIYKFSAFWAGQEGSLFLWAWLITVFSAIELYRIRKFDYRYNSLVFITLLITETFFLMLTTFVMNPFKELDFFPMDGLGMNPLLQNPGMIYHPPTLYIGFAGFTVTFAHAVAAIMSKDLKAFWIKNTRYINLIIWLFLTIGIVLGAQWSYVELGWGGYWAWDPVENASLFPWLTATAFLHSAYILNKKYALNNWTYILILATYELCIFATFLTRSGVIDSVHSFGKTSLGPLFLIFIILTTAIFLFIFFKKGIKKVTEDVTLSKEGLVYITNWVFIALLAVIFFGSTLPIFTQFFMPEGASVSISYYNKATTPFFITIFILLGLCNAIPFNGVKNRKFLSIIIPAFILALIVSIYLYFTGFKKINSVILYLADLFALFSVLLFIIKNLIKGGIKNLKVNKSFYSSMIIHIGILIMGLGIIFSSLYQRDAEVVASQGETIKLNHYILELGEIKFNEFTNYVSAYVPIKVNNEKGEYIITVAPERRFYRNHEESFGEVAIYSKLSHDLYIILASYSKPDNYIGIQIKLLPLVSFIWIGFIIIILGAIIFLVPIKNNATKNIRNN; this is translated from the coding sequence TTGGGTAAGCTTGGTACATTATTTGAGTTAATTGCTCTAGTAATTGCTATTATTGCAATAGTATCATATGTATATGCCTATATCTATGGCAATAAAAGATATTTTAGAAGAGCAAATTTTCTAGTTATAGTTAAAATTTTATTTACTACCCTCTCAGGGGTAATACTTACTTATGCTTGCATAACCAGCTATTTCAAAATGGAATATGTTGCAAAATATACTGACAGATCACTTCCCCTAATCTATAAATTTTCAGCTTTTTGGGCAGGCCAGGAGGGCTCACTTTTTTTATGGGCTTGGCTTATTACAGTATTTTCTGCTATAGAGTTATATAGAATTAGAAAATTCGACTACAGGTACAATTCACTTGTTTTTATAACTTTACTTATAACTGAAACATTTTTCCTTATGTTGACAACCTTTGTTATGAATCCATTCAAAGAACTCGATTTTTTCCCAATGGATGGCCTTGGCATGAACCCACTTTTACAAAATCCTGGGATGATTTACCATCCTCCAACACTATATATTGGCTTTGCGGGTTTTACTGTTACATTTGCTCATGCAGTAGCAGCAATTATGTCAAAAGATCTTAAAGCCTTTTGGATAAAAAATACTAGATATATAAATCTTATAATTTGGTTATTTTTAACAATCGGTATTGTGCTTGGTGCACAGTGGTCATATGTTGAACTTGGTTGGGGTGGTTATTGGGCGTGGGACCCTGTTGAAAACGCATCACTTTTTCCATGGTTAACCGCAACCGCATTTCTTCACTCTGCTTACATATTAAACAAAAAATATGCATTAAACAACTGGACATATATTCTAATTTTAGCTACCTATGAACTATGTATATTTGCAACCTTTTTAACAAGAAGTGGGGTTATTGACTCTGTCCATAGCTTTGGTAAAACCTCATTAGGGCCTCTATTCTTAATTTTTATCATATTAACAACTGCTATTTTTCTATTTATATTCTTCAAAAAGGGGATAAAAAAAGTAACTGAAGATGTTACCCTTTCAAAAGAAGGCTTAGTATACATTACAAACTGGGTTTTTATAGCACTCTTAGCAGTAATTTTTTTTGGCTCTACCCTACCTATATTTACTCAATTTTTTATGCCAGAAGGGGCATCGGTAAGCATATCTTACTACAATAAAGCTACCACACCATTTTTTATAACAATTTTCATACTACTAGGATTGTGCAATGCTATTCCTTTCAACGGTGTTAAAAATAGAAAATTTTTATCAATAATTATACCCGCTTTTATTCTTGCATTAATAGTTAGTATTTATCTGTATTTTACAGGTTTTAAAAAAATAAATTCAGTAATATTATATTTAGCAGACCTATTTGCCCTTTTTTCGGTCTTACTATTTATTATAAAAAACCTCATAAAAGGTGGTATTAAAAATTTAAAGGTAAATAAAAGCTTCTATTCATCAATGATTATTCATATAGGCATTCTAATAATGGGGCTAGGTATAATATTTTCCTCTCTTTATCAAAGAGATGCCGAGGTTGTTGCCTCGCAAGGAGAGACAATTAAACTTAATCATTACATTCTAGAGCTTGGAGAGATTAAATTTAATGAATTCACAAACTATGTTTCTGCATATGTGCCAATAAAAGTTAATAATGAAAAGGGTGAGTATATTATAACAGTAGCTCCTGAGAGGCGTTTTTATAGAAATCACGAAGAATCCTTTGGGGAGGTTGCCATATATTCAAAATTGTCGCATGATCTATATATCATTTTAGCTTCATATTCAAAACCAGATAATTATATTGGCATACAAATTAAACTCCTACCGCTTGTCTCATTTATATGGATTGGTTTTATTATAATAATCCTTGGCGCAATCATTTTTTTAGTACCTATAAAAAACAATGCCACAAAAAACATTAGAAACAATTAA
- a CDS encoding cytochrome c biogenesis protein CcdA, which yields MNELTIVTVFLAGFLSFLSPCILPLIPAYISFISGENLYSLTESSRKIHVKAIIGTIFFGLGFTTVFVAMGASATWIGSFFVQYKYVLSKVAGVIIVIFGLHLLGFFKFNLLKKQYKVNYKKGNSPYYIESFLLGLAFVLGWTPCIGPILGSILAVAATEETINKGIFLLSVYSAGLWVPFLITAVFLSTCLLLIKKYSKVSLFIEKASGILLIFMGILIFTNALSYLATFFS from the coding sequence ATGAATGAACTTACCATTGTTACTGTATTTTTAGCAGGTTTCCTTTCTTTTTTATCACCCTGCATTTTACCATTAATACCGGCATATATCTCATTTATTTCTGGCGAAAACTTATATAGTCTTACTGAAAGCAGTAGAAAGATACATGTTAAAGCAATCATTGGCACAATTTTTTTTGGCCTAGGTTTTACAACTGTTTTTGTTGCTATGGGTGCAAGTGCTACATGGATTGGTAGTTTTTTTGTGCAGTATAAGTATGTCTTATCAAAAGTAGCAGGTGTTATTATTGTTATTTTTGGCTTGCATTTGTTAGGTTTTTTTAAATTTAATTTATTGAAAAAACAATATAAGGTAAATTATAAAAAAGGTAACTCACCTTATTATATAGAGTCATTTTTGTTGGGTTTGGCATTTGTTCTTGGCTGGACACCCTGTATAGGTCCTATACTTGGTTCTATACTGGCAGTTGCTGCTACTGAGGAAACTATAAATAAAGGTATATTTTTACTCTCTGTCTATTCAGCTGGTCTTTGGGTTCCATTTTTAATAACTGCTGTTTTTTTGTCAACTTGTCTTCTGCTTATAAAAAAATATTCAAAGGTATCTCTTTTTATAGAAAAGGCTTCAGGAATACTTTTGATTTTTATGGGAATTCTTATATTTACAAATGCATTAAGCTATTTAGCAACTTTTTTTAGCTAG
- a CDS encoding cytochrome c maturation protein CcmE, translating into MKKKYIISSCLIIIAIIYLITTGFNKSGIYYLEVDELIAKDISLGTDVRVSGLVKVNSVIRNDKEKELFFKLIGEDNNYINVSYNGIIPDTFKEGRGVIVEGVYNKEKNTLDAKTLLAKCPSKYEAKLSEK; encoded by the coding sequence ATGAAGAAAAAATATATCATAAGCTCTTGCTTAATTATTATTGCTATTATATATCTTATCACAACTGGTTTTAACAAAAGTGGTATATACTACTTAGAGGTAGACGAACTTATAGCTAAAGATATCTCTCTAGGTACTGATGTAAGGGTATCTGGTTTGGTAAAAGTTAATTCTGTTATAAGGAATGATAAAGAGAAAGAGTTGTTTTTCAAGCTTATTGGTGAAGATAATAATTATATAAATGTTTCTTATAACGGTATAATACCAGATACATTTAAAGAGGGCAGGGGTGTGATTGTTGAGGGTGTTTACAATAAAGAAAAAAATACTCTAGATGCAAAAACCCTCTTAGCAAAGTGCCCATCAAAATATGAAGCTAAATTAAGTGAAAAATAA